A DNA window from Ranitomeya imitator isolate aRanImi1 chromosome 2, aRanImi1.pri, whole genome shotgun sequence contains the following coding sequences:
- the LOC138667419 gene encoding uncharacterized protein, with amino-acid sequence MGDRCHADLSVTRRLWEQICCELIPRWEDLHVQAQIQERERIVKRWRSIGDRFKKEFNKEMRAPSGSRGCRSTYKYARALSFLRSTMVTRSTVGSTREPAAQLNTSGAIPQEAATEGHFDSEQPSTPSHSAPSHSAPSHSEPSHSTDPSFPSMSAGASWPVPLHVAAGENIAFPVPHPSAAATSSTPVALGRFRQRGQVHSYAPEFLHLNASFQNCLKVLSEQMAAGFNFINKSMLEMHTLLVTMRSEAKQSPNNTFLQSVLEQMETLSTSQQMQVMESCQSTLALIASRADSLSNHPPTGPLPPLSTTTASTILLTRIDKLTLPHHAQLAIIHIVPRPNSHNTFSVPVPLPTSHTTSPVPLPTIHTTSLPPVPLPTHMMIPTHTTSHLLHPRLLSLPTSNRLYHPLPKHLLHTSLILPPSLYKTFPTPLHPTKFLTPIPLSCPPAQ; translated from the exons atgggtgaccgctgccatgctgatctctcagtgacccgtcgactctgggagcaaatctgctgtgaactgattccgaggtgggaggacctacatgttcaggcccagattcaagaac gtgagcggattgtgaaaaggtggcggtcgatcggggatcgctttaagaaggagttcaataaagagatgcgggccccgagtggatctcgaggatgcaggagcacgtacaaatacgcaagggccctgtcgttcctcaggtcaacgatggtcacccgaag taccgttgggagcactcgggagcctgcagcacaattgaacacttctggggcgatccctcaggaggccgccaccgagggacactttgacagtgagcaACCCTctacaccttcccactctgcaccttcccactctgcaccttcccactctgaaccttcccactctactgatccctctttcccatccatgagcgctggagcatcctggccggttccattgcatgtagctgctggtgagaacatagcgtttcctgtaccccacccttctgctgcagccacctctagtacacctgtagcattggggcggtttcgccagaggggtcaggtacatagttatgctcccgagttcttgcacctgaacgcatcgttccagaactgtctgaaagttttgtccgagcaaatggctgcaggattcaatttcataaataaaagtatgctcgagatgcatacacttctggtaacgatgcgttcagaggcaaaacagtcaccgaacaacacttttttacagtcggtgcttgagcaaatggagacgctatctacttctcagcagatgcaagtaatggaatcctgccagtctactctagcgctaattgcctctagagcagatagtctttccaaccatcctccaactggcccccttcctccactgtccaccactacagccagtaccatcctcctgacccgtatcgaCAAACTGACCTTGCCCCATCACGCCCAACTCGCCATtatccacatcgtgccccgtcccaacagccacaacactttcagcgttcccgtgccccttcccaccagccacaccaccagccccgtgccccttcccaccatccacactaccagcctccctcccgtgccacttcccacccatatgatgatcccgacccatacaacttcacatctacttcatcctcgcctcctctccctgcccacttccaacagactctatcaccctcttcccaaacatcttctacacacatcactcattctgccacccagtctttacaaaacatttcctacacccctccatcctaccaaatttctaaccccaatcccactttcttgtccacccgctcaatag